The Polyangiaceae bacterium DNA window CGGTCGAGCGCTCGCTCAGGCGCTTCTCTCGCAGCTTCTGCCAGTCTCGCACGACCTGCATCGCAACCGGCACCGCGGCCTTACCGCCAGCGCCGCCGTGCTCCACCAAGACCACGATCGCGATCTCTGGTGAGTGGGAAGGCGCGTAGCCAGCAAACCACGCGTGGTCACGGTTGAAGTACCAGACCTTGTGGGGATCCACGTCCTTCGGTGTGCGCCGACTGACCTGCGCCGTGCCGGTCTTGCCTGCCATGTCGACGCCCGGAATTGCCGCCTTGTGCGCGGTGCCTTCGCGTTCATTGACGACGCCCACCAGGCCCGATTTGACCAGCGACAGGTTCTCGGGATCGACCTCGACCAAGCGCCGCACGCGCGGCGGAAACTCCTGCACGATCGTGCCGTCGCTGGTCTCGATGCTGCGCACGACCTGGGGCTGGTAGAGGGTGCCCCCGTTGGCCAGTGCCGCGTAGCCCAACGTGAGTTGCAGCACACTCACCGTCGACGCGCCCTGCCCGATGGCGCTGAGCAGAGTAAAACCACCGCGGAACGCCCCACGATAACGCCGGGTGTACCAAGCGCGCGTCGGCATGCGCCCGCGCGCCTCGGGGTTGATGCCGATGCCGGTCTTCACACCGAAGCCGAAATCCATGCCCATCGCGCTCAAGCGATCGATGTGGATCCCCTCGCCCAGCGCGTAAAAGTACGTGTTGCAGGAGCGAACGATGGCCTCGTGGAGGCGCACGTTGCGGTGGATGCCCGTGCAGCGGAAGTAGCGACGGCCGTATTCGTAGCCGCCGCGGCAGTCCACGACGCTGCGCGGGGTGATGATGTGATCCGCTAGACCCGCCAGCGCCGCGAACGGCTTGAAGGTGGATCCCGGGGGATACGCCGCAGAGACGGTCTTGTCCAAGGTGGGCTTCAACGGGTCGGAGTAGAGCTTGCGGAATGCATCGCGCACTGCCTTCTTGCCGTTGGACCCACTGACGACGTTCGGGTCGTAGCTAGGCTTGGATAGTGCCGCGAGGATACGCCCCGTCCGCACATCGATCACAGCGACTGAGCCCGCGACTTGGCCGCGCATGGCCCGCTCGACGGACTGCATCAGCTCGATGTCGAGGGTGAGGGAGATGTCGCGACCCGGCACCGGATCCAAGCGCCGTGGCTCGTCCAGGTACTGGTCCTCCAGGTCCTCGCGGTTCTGTTTGGCGCGGCGCCCGCCGAGGACCTTCTTCCACCCACGCTGACCGATCAGGTAGCTCTCCCAGCGGCGCTCGACACCCACCGCGCCGAGGCGATCCCCAGCGCGGTAACCCCGGCCGTCGAGGCGAGCCAACGTGTCCGGATCCACTTCGCGCATGTAGCCGAGGATGTGCGCGGCGAGCTCACCGTAGGGGTAGTAGCGAACCGGGACTGGAGCGACTTCAACGCCGTTGAGATCGCGCTCGTGGGTTTCGAGCGCAGCCACCGCGTCGCGATCCACGTCGACCTTGAGGAGCGTCTGCTGATCGCGGCGAGAACCGTTGGCCAAGCTCAAGATGCGCTCGCGCATCTCCTTCTCTTCGCCCTCTTCGATCCCCATCAGCTCGACGACGCGCGGCCAGGTCTTCTCCATGTCGATGATGGAGGGCACGACGTACACGTTGTACGACGGTCGGTTCCCCGCGAGAACGTGGCCCTGGGAGTCGCGGATCACTCCGCGACTGGTCGCCAGCGTACGTTCACGAATGATGTTGCGGAGGGCCTGGGCGTGATGAAGGTCGTGCTCCACGAGCTGCAGCTGCACGAGGCGGCCGATCAGCACACCGAACGTGAGCAGCACCGCCAACACCATCCAGCTGTAGCGGCGGCGAAACTCACCGACATCCGAGCGCTGAACGAGGATCGTCACGGCGCCGCGCTCCCGGTCGCTCCGCCCGCAGCCCCACCATGGATGCGCTGCGCGAGCGCGAACACGAACGGTGCAAACAGCGCCGTCGCCAACGCGTGAGGCACCGCGATCCCGACGAGCTCCACTGGCCGATGGGCATCGGCGCCGAAGATCGCCAGCAGCATCAGCACGATGCCGGCTTCGATCAGCGCGAAGAAGAAGGCGAGAGACATCTGGGTGAGCTTCGTTTGGGCCGTAAGCCTGACCCCTGCGATGCGCGAAAGCCACCACACGGCCACCAGCACGAAAGCGAACAGACCGAGCGGGGCACCGGAGAACACGTCGATCAGGTACCCGAGCACGAAGGCGATCAACGCTCCACGGGGCATCGAGAGTTCGTGAACTCCGAGATAGATCACCAAAGGCAACACTAGGCTCGGTGTGCCGTTGATCTCACCCACGCCAAGCAGCGACGAAAGCAGGCTATTTAGCGGCCCGAACAGCCGATACAGGTTGCCCTGTATGAGCGTCAACAGGATCCCCATCCCGATCAGGCCAAACGTACGCATCGCTCACGGAGCCTTCGGCTTAGCGCCGTCAGCGGGAGAGCAACGCTCGGTGTCGCTGAGCACGATCAGCACTTCTTCGAGCCGTGAGTAGTCAACCGTCGGCTCCGCCTGGACCGTCTGGTAGATGCCGAAGTCACGCTTCTCGACCTTGGTCACGCGCGCAACGGGGATTCCCTTGGGGAAACGACAGCC harbors:
- the mreD gene encoding rod shape-determining protein MreD, translated to MRTFGLIGMGILLTLIQGNLYRLFGPLNSLLSSLLGVGEINGTPSLVLPLVIYLGVHELSMPRGALIAFVLGYLIDVFSGAPLGLFAFVLVAVWWLSRIAGVRLTAQTKLTQMSLAFFFALIEAGIVLMLLAIFGADAHRPVELVGIAVPHALATALFAPFVFALAQRIHGGAAGGATGSAAP
- the mrdA gene encoding penicillin-binding protein 2; the protein is MTILVQRSDVGEFRRRYSWMVLAVLLTFGVLIGRLVQLQLVEHDLHHAQALRNIIRERTLATSRGVIRDSQGHVLAGNRPSYNVYVVPSIIDMEKTWPRVVELMGIEEGEEKEMRERILSLANGSRRDQQTLLKVDVDRDAVAALETHERDLNGVEVAPVPVRYYPYGELAAHILGYMREVDPDTLARLDGRGYRAGDRLGAVGVERRWESYLIGQRGWKKVLGGRRAKQNREDLEDQYLDEPRRLDPVPGRDISLTLDIELMQSVERAMRGQVAGSVAVIDVRTGRILAALSKPSYDPNVVSGSNGKKAVRDAFRKLYSDPLKPTLDKTVSAAYPPGSTFKPFAALAGLADHIITPRSVVDCRGGYEYGRRYFRCTGIHRNVRLHEAIVRSCNTYFYALGEGIHIDRLSAMGMDFGFGVKTGIGINPEARGRMPTRAWYTRRYRGAFRGGFTLLSAIGQGASTVSVLQLTLGYAALANGGTLYQPQVVRSIETSDGTIVQEFPPRVRRLVEVDPENLSLVKSGLVGVVNEREGTAHKAAIPGVDMAGKTGTAQVSRRTPKDVDPHKVWYFNRDHAWFAGYAPSHSPEIAIVVLVEHGGAGGKAAVPVAMQVVRDWQKLREKRLSERSTAKRDRGVP